The window GGGCCATCCACAGCCTGTGGACAAAGAAAATATCCACAGCCCCGTCCACTTCTCTGTCCACCGCCGACCCACAGGTTCCCGCATCCTGTGCACAGGGGTGGAGGACTTCTCCACACCGTTGTCCACTGTTCGGCAACGAGGAGCCCCCTGTCACCGTCCGGAGTGAAAGCGGTCACACGGAAGTCGACGTTTGGTCTGTGGAGTACTGGGGAAAAGCTGGGGACACACCTGTGGAGTAGTGAGGGTCATCTGGGGATGGCCTGTGCAGAACTTTCCGTTCTCCACAGAGACACCGTGTTGTCCACCGGTGTCGCCCACAGGGTGTGGGGATAAAAAACGCGGGCTGACCTGCGAGAACGGGCTTATCCACCGTTTCCACAGGCCCTACTACTACCCCCATAGAGAGTTAGCTCGGATTCGGTTTTCAAGCAGGTCCTGTGCACAACTCGGAGGACACCCGCCCCGACACCTCGCTTCCGACTTGACCGCCGGCAGCAACGAGTGTCGGCGCCGTACGTCAGACTGGTCCCCGGCATCGAGGCCTCGGTCCGTCGGGACAGCGAGCCATCGAGCCGACGACGAAGGCCGGCAGACGAGCGAGCAACAGCAGGAGGCGGTTCCGGTGAAGATCCGGGTGGAGCGCGACGTACTCGCGGAGGCGGTGGCTTGGGCGGCCCGCAGCCTCCCGGCCCGGCCGCCGGTGCCCGTTCTCGCGGGCCTGCTGCTGAAGGCCGAGGAGGGCACCCTGTCGCTCTCCGGCTTCGACTACGAGGTCTCGGCCCGCGTCTCCGTCGAGGCGGACGTCGAGGAGGACGGCACCGTCCTGGTCTCCGGCCGGCTGCTCGCCGACATCTGCCGGGCCCTCCCGAACCGCCCGGTGGAGATTTCCACAGACGGTGTACGGGCGACCGTGGTCTGTGGCTCCTCGCGATTCACACTCCACACCCTGCCTGTGGAGGAATACCCGGCGCTGCCGCAGATGCCGACCGCGACCGGCACCGTGCCCGGCGAGGTCTTCGCCTCCGCCGCGGCCCAGGTCGCCATCGCCGCCGGCCGTGACGACACGCTGCCCGTGCTGACCGGTGTCCGCATCGAGATCGAGGGCGACCGCGTCACCCTGGCCTCCACCGACCGCTACCGCTTCGCGGTCCGCGAGTTCCTCTGGAAGCCGGAGAACCCGGACGCCTCGGCCGTGGCCCTGGTGCCCGCCAAGACGCTCCTGGACACCGCCAAGTCCCTGACCAGCGGTGACACCGTCACCCTGGCCCTGTCGGGCTCGGGCGCCGGTGAGGGCCTCATCGGCTTCGAGGGCGCGGGCCGCCGCACCACCACCCGGCTGCTCGAAGGCGACCTGCCGAAGTACCGCACGCTCTTCCCGACGGAGTTCAACTCCATCGCGGTGATCGAGACGGCGCCCTTCGTCGAGGCCGTCAAGCGCGTCGCCCTGGTCGCCGAGCGCAACACCCCGGTCCGCCTGAGCTTCGAGCAGGGCGTGCTGATCCTGGAGGCCGGCTCCTCCGACGACGCACAGGCTGTGGAGCGCGTCGACGCGAAGCTGGACGGCGACGACATCTCGATCGCCTTCAACCCGACCTTCCTGCTGGACGGTCTGAGCGCGATCGACTCGCCCGTCGCGCAGCTCAGCTTCACCACGTCGACCAAGCCGGCGCTGCTCAGCGGCCGCCCGGCGATCGATGCGGAGGCCGACGAGGCCTACAAGTACCTGATCATGCCGGTGCGCCTGTCCGGTTGAGTTCGTCCCGTCGGGCCCGGCCTCGCCACCGCGAGGCCGGGCCCGACGGCGTCCGGCACGCGCCCCGGGGCGTCCGTGGCGCCCCGGGGCGCGGCCCGGCGTAGGCTCGGATCCCGGGGCGGACCCCGGTACTCCAGGGCCCCCGGCACAGACGGCCACAACGCTTAAGGAACCACCTGATGGAGCTTGGTCTCGTCGGTCTCGGCAAGATGGGCGGCAACATGCGCGAGCGCATCCGCCGCGCAGGCCACACCGTCATCGGATACGACCGCAACCCTGACCTCGCCGATGTCCACAGCCTGCGGGAACTCGTGGACAGCCTGCAGGCCCCCCGCGTGGTGTGGGTGATGGTCCCGGCAGGTGCGGCGACGCAGTCCACCATCGACGAGCTCGGCGAGCTGCTCTCGCCCGGCGACGTCGTCGTGGACGGCGGCAACTCCCGCTGGACCGACGACGAGAAGCACGCCGAGGAGCTCAAGGCCAAGGGCATCGGCTTCGTCGACTGCGGCGTCTCCGGCGGCGTGTGGGGCCTGGCGAACGGCTACGCGCTGATGTACGGCGGCGACAAGGACCACGTCGCCGCGGTCCAGCCGGTGTTCGACGCCCTCAAGCCCGAAGGCGACTTCGGCTCCGTGCACGCGGGCAAGGTCGGCGCCGGCCACTTCGCGAAGATGGTCCACAACGGCAT of the Streptomyces sp. NBC_01426 genome contains:
- the dnaN gene encoding DNA polymerase III subunit beta, with protein sequence MKIRVERDVLAEAVAWAARSLPARPPVPVLAGLLLKAEEGTLSLSGFDYEVSARVSVEADVEEDGTVLVSGRLLADICRALPNRPVEISTDGVRATVVCGSSRFTLHTLPVEEYPALPQMPTATGTVPGEVFASAAAQVAIAAGRDDTLPVLTGVRIEIEGDRVTLASTDRYRFAVREFLWKPENPDASAVALVPAKTLLDTAKSLTSGDTVTLALSGSGAGEGLIGFEGAGRRTTTRLLEGDLPKYRTLFPTEFNSIAVIETAPFVEAVKRVALVAERNTPVRLSFEQGVLILEAGSSDDAQAVERVDAKLDGDDISIAFNPTFLLDGLSAIDSPVAQLSFTTSTKPALLSGRPAIDAEADEAYKYLIMPVRLSG
- the gnd gene encoding phosphogluconate dehydrogenase (NAD(+)-dependent, decarboxylating), with the protein product MELGLVGLGKMGGNMRERIRRAGHTVIGYDRNPDLADVHSLRELVDSLQAPRVVWVMVPAGAATQSTIDELGELLSPGDVVVDGGNSRWTDDEKHAEELKAKGIGFVDCGVSGGVWGLANGYALMYGGDKDHVAAVQPVFDALKPEGDFGSVHAGKVGAGHFAKMVHNGIEYAMMQAYAEGWELLEAVDSVTDVREVFRSWQEGTVIRSWLLDLAVNALDEDEHLQQLRGFAADSGEGRWTVEAAIDNAVPLPAITASLFARFASRQDDSPQMKMIAALRNQFGGHAVEKV